The following are from one region of the Gloeomargarita lithophora Alchichica-D10 genome:
- a CDS encoding mechanosensitive ion channel domain-containing protein: MTFARWLEMMQMFLTRPLFYLGSEAISVSWLAQLTISLLLVVLFGRCLKYVLKYRILTRFDEGNREAVATLISYGVGTFLFLVVLQSSGIDLAAFAILAGGLGVGIGFGLQDAARNLVSGLTLLLERKLKVGDYIEVDGMTGHIREIDMRATTIHTFNGGDVVVPNSRLVDTNILNWSYNNTLGRLKLPVGVAYGTDPLVVEEVLLTSAYEEPAVLRTPNPKVIFLGFGTNSLDFELWVWLGQIDRGITIKSELYFRILCAFERYGIEVPFPQLDMWIRHPQQLQSILNGHVAEAPPCRPVPLHQLLQQVTYFENYNRVQLRHLIEMGYRVYLRPGEAVAQEGEQMPAFCIVLRGEMEVYQTKLERQLASGETGYFFGEVPIMLDIPCPATYRAMADTVLFAISRENMEHLLASDPQLAEAITQELSHRQEIVTTVCQQLRDLGLIDSKGKDQVTFVAWIRRRLQKLGATLQI; this comes from the coding sequence ATGACTTTTGCCCGTTGGCTGGAAATGATGCAAATGTTCCTGACCCGTCCCCTGTTTTATCTAGGGAGTGAGGCGATCAGTGTCAGTTGGTTGGCGCAGTTGACCATTTCACTGCTGTTGGTGGTGCTGTTTGGTCGGTGTTTGAAATATGTCCTCAAATATCGGATTCTCACCCGCTTTGATGAGGGCAATCGGGAGGCGGTTGCTACCTTAATTAGCTATGGGGTAGGGACGTTTTTATTTTTGGTGGTACTCCAATCGAGTGGCATTGATTTAGCCGCCTTTGCGATTTTGGCCGGGGGGCTGGGGGTGGGGATTGGATTTGGGTTGCAGGATGCGGCTCGGAATTTGGTGAGTGGGTTGACGCTTTTGTTGGAACGCAAATTGAAGGTGGGGGATTACATCGAAGTGGACGGGATGACTGGGCACATCCGGGAAATTGATATGCGCGCCACGACCATTCATACCTTCAACGGCGGGGATGTGGTGGTGCCCAACAGCCGCTTGGTGGATACGAATATCCTGAATTGGAGCTACAACAATACCCTGGGGCGGCTGAAATTGCCGGTTGGGGTGGCCTATGGGACTGACCCGTTGGTGGTGGAGGAGGTGTTATTGACTTCTGCCTATGAGGAACCGGCGGTTTTGCGTACCCCGAACCCGAAGGTGATTTTTTTAGGTTTTGGGACGAACTCCCTGGATTTTGAATTGTGGGTTTGGCTGGGTCAAATTGACCGGGGTATTACCATCAAAAGTGAGCTTTATTTTCGGATTCTTTGTGCGTTTGAACGCTATGGAATTGAAGTTCCTTTTCCCCAATTGGATATGTGGATTCGCCATCCCCAACAGTTGCAAAGCATTTTGAATGGTCATGTGGCTGAAGCTCCGCCCTGTCGCCCGGTGCCCCTACATCAACTATTACAACAGGTGACTTATTTTGAAAACTATAACCGGGTGCAGTTGCGCCATTTGATTGAGATGGGGTATCGAGTTTATCTCCGTCCTGGGGAAGCGGTGGCGCAGGAAGGGGAACAGATGCCCGCCTTTTGTATTGTTTTGCGTGGAGAAATGGAGGTTTATCAAACGAAATTGGAGCGGCAGTTGGCCAGTGGTGAAACGGGTTATTTCTTTGGGGAGGTGCCGATTATGTTGGATATTCCCTGTCCGGCAACCTATCGGGCGATGGCGGATACGGTGTTGTTTGCCATCAGTCGGGAAAATATGGAGCATCTCTTGGCCAGCGACCCCCAATTAGCGGAAGCGATTACCCAGGAATTGAGTCATCGGCAAGAAATTGTCACAACGGTATGTCAACAACTACGGGATTTAGGTTTAATTGATAGTAAGGGAAAAGACCAGGTGACATTTGTTGCTTGGATTCGCCGTCGTTTGCAGAAATTAGGGGCAACTTTACAGATTTAG
- the nadA gene encoding quinolinate synthase NadA — MLLPVMEAAVLPRDLVGAVRALKQELRAVILAHYYQESQVQDIADYVGDSLGLSRQAADTEADVILFAGVHFMAETAKILNPDKQVLLPDLAAGCSLADTCPPAEFAQFKARYPDHVVISYINCSAAIKAMSDIICTSSNAVAIVQQIPPEQPILFAPDQNLGRYVMQKTGRDMVLWPGSCLVHETFSYQQLVKLKVRYPTAKIIAHPECETPVLSLADHIASTSGLLKYVQQDEAPEFIVVTEPGIIHQMQKAAPEKVFIPAPANNGCACNECPFMRLNTLEKVYLALRDRQPEITLAEEVRLAALAPLERMLAMSRGIR, encoded by the coding sequence ATGTTGTTGCCGGTGATGGAAGCGGCGGTTCTGCCCCGGGATTTGGTGGGGGCGGTGCGGGCACTCAAGCAGGAATTGCGGGCGGTGATTTTGGCGCACTATTATCAGGAATCCCAGGTGCAGGACATTGCGGATTATGTGGGGGATTCCCTGGGGTTGTCCCGGCAGGCGGCTGATACGGAGGCGGATGTGATTTTGTTTGCCGGGGTGCATTTTATGGCGGAAACGGCCAAAATTCTCAACCCTGATAAGCAGGTTTTGCTCCCGGATTTGGCGGCTGGTTGTTCTTTGGCGGATACTTGCCCGCCCGCGGAGTTTGCCCAATTCAAGGCTCGTTATCCCGATCATGTGGTGATTTCTTATATCAATTGTTCGGCGGCAATCAAGGCCATGAGCGATATTATTTGCACCAGTTCCAATGCGGTGGCAATTGTACAACAAATTCCCCCGGAGCAACCGATTTTATTTGCCCCGGATCAAAATTTGGGGCGTTATGTGATGCAGAAAACGGGTAGAGACATGGTACTGTGGCCGGGGAGTTGTCTAGTGCATGAAACATTTTCCTATCAACAGTTGGTCAAGTTAAAAGTGCGATACCCCACAGCGAAAATTATCGCTCACCCGGAATGTGAAACCCCAGTTTTAAGTCTGGCGGATCATATTGCTTCGACGAGCGGTTTACTCAAGTATGTGCAACAGGATGAAGCACCGGAATTTATCGTGGTGACGGAGCCGGGGATTATTCACCAGATGCAAAAGGCCGCTCCTGAGAAGGTGTTTATTCCCGCCCCGGCTAATAATGGTTGCGCCTGTAATGAATGCCCGTTTATGCGTTTGAATACCCTGGAAAAGGTATATTTGGCACTGCGGGATCGGCAACCGGAGATTACGTTGGCGGAGGAGGTGCGGTTGGCGGCGTTGGCTCCTTTAGAGCGGATGTTGGCGATGAGCCGGGGGATTCGGTGA
- a CDS encoding DUF29 domain-containing protein produces the protein MTQQKSCDLYELDFHGWLQRQKQLLIEGKLGELDMINLIEELDSLGKQERRELENRLGILLGHLLKWYYQPDLRTKSWWGSIREQRDEIKLHLKRNPSLKPYLFEAVSIGYQKGLRLIDKETPLISDNLPQLCEFTEYQIFAETLECPPPNDGK, from the coding sequence GTGACTCAACAAAAATCCTGTGATCTTTATGAACTGGACTTTCATGGTTGGCTTCAGCGACAGAAACAGTTGTTGATCGAGGGGAAATTAGGAGAGTTGGATATGATCAATTTAATTGAGGAGCTAGATTCCTTGGGAAAACAGGAAAGACGAGAATTGGAAAATCGTTTAGGTATTCTTTTGGGACATTTACTCAAATGGTATTACCAACCAGACCTGAGAACAAAAAGTTGGTGGGGGAGTATTCGAGAACAACGGGATGAAATTAAATTACATCTGAAAAGAAATCCTAGTCTAAAACCTTATCTTTTTGAGGCGGTTAGCATCGGCTATCAAAAAGGGTTAAGGCTGATTGATAAAGAAACTCCCTTAATCTCTGATAACCTGCCCCAATTGTGTGAGTTCACAGAATATCAAATCTTCGCTGAGACCCTGGAATGTCCCCCTCCAAATGATGGGAAGTAG
- the pseI gene encoding pseudaminic acid synthase, with product MKLIEINEQKIGAGYAPFLVAEMSGNHNQSIERALEIVEAAAQTGVHAIKIQTYTADTMTIHANRDDFFVRDEGSLWKNQSLYELYQKAHTPWEWHDPIFHRANELGLIAFSTPFDHNAVDFLERLNAPLYKIASFEVVDLPLIKRIAQTGKPIIMSTGMATVAEIDEAVRTIRAVGNEQITLLKCTSTYPASPENSNLHTIPHLKKLFGCEVGLSDHTLGIGVAVAAVALGATVIEKHFTLNRADGGVDAAFSMEPHEMKMLVEETHRAWQALGKVHYGPTEAEKKSLVYRRSLYFVKDMEVGEVITPEAIRSIRPGYGLPPKYYDVLLGKRVRCAVEKGDPVRWDMI from the coding sequence ATGAAATTAATTGAAATTAACGAGCAAAAAATTGGAGCAGGTTATGCACCATTCCTGGTTGCCGAAATGTCTGGCAATCATAATCAGTCCATAGAGCGGGCTTTAGAAATTGTCGAGGCGGCGGCTCAAACTGGTGTCCATGCTATTAAGATTCAAACCTACACTGCGGATACGATGACTATCCATGCCAATCGGGATGATTTTTTTGTTAGGGATGAAGGTAGCTTGTGGAAAAATCAGTCATTGTATGAACTTTATCAAAAAGCCCACACCCCCTGGGAATGGCATGACCCTATTTTTCACAGAGCCAACGAATTAGGTTTAATCGCATTCAGTACTCCTTTTGACCATAACGCAGTTGATTTTTTAGAAAGACTCAATGCTCCACTTTATAAAATTGCTTCCTTTGAAGTCGTTGACTTACCTTTGATTAAACGAATTGCTCAAACGGGGAAACCTATTATTATGTCAACGGGCATGGCAACCGTAGCAGAAATTGATGAAGCCGTCCGTACAATTCGGGCAGTGGGCAATGAGCAGATTACGTTGCTTAAATGTACCAGTACCTATCCGGCTTCTCCAGAAAATTCTAATTTACACACAATTCCCCACTTGAAAAAATTGTTTGGTTGTGAAGTGGGTTTATCAGATCATACCCTAGGGATTGGGGTGGCGGTAGCGGCGGTGGCATTGGGCGCAACGGTAATTGAAAAGCACTTTACCCTTAATCGTGCGGATGGAGGGGTAGATGCGGCTTTTAGTATGGAACCGCATGAGATGAAAATGCTCGTAGAAGAAACGCACCGGGCATGGCAGGCTTTGGGAAAAGTTCACTATGGGCCAACGGAAGCAGAGAAAAAATCCCTGGTTTATCGGCGTTCGCTCTATTTTGTTAAGGATATGGAAGTAGGGGAAGTAATTACGCCAGAAGCAATTCGTTCGATTCGTCCAGGGTATGGATTGCCACCTAAATACTACGATGTCCTATTAGGAAAACGGGTTCGTTGCGCTGTCGAAAAAGGTGACCCGGTGCGCTGGGATATGATTTGA
- a CDS encoding nucleotidyltransferase family protein, with translation MQLTTPFNTSKLDQILGDRALQNEEERQDLLQKIMKWLDKNGLEYGIYTAYIFGSLTQPQKFHHNSDIDIAVEQINPDDFFAVIGLLSETMGRNVDIIEVDKCHFGNRIKQAGIRWTVTNLSS, from the coding sequence ATGCAATTAACAACTCCTTTTAATACTTCTAAACTAGACCAAATTCTTGGCGATCGAGCTTTACAGAATGAAGAAGAACGCCAGGATTTATTGCAGAAAATCATGAAATGGCTAGATAAAAATGGATTGGAATATGGCATTTACACAGCCTATATTTTTGGTTCGCTAACACAGCCCCAAAAATTTCATCATAATTCTGATATTGATATTGCTGTTGAACAAATTAATCCCGATGACTTTTTTGCAGTAATAGGCTTGCTTTCTGAGACAATGGGACGAAATGTAGATATAATTGAAGTTGATAAATGTCACTTTGGCAATCGTATTAAACAAGCAGGCATCCGATGGACAGTAACAAACTTATCTTCTTAA
- the pseG gene encoding UDP-2,4-diacetamido-2,4,6-trideoxy-beta-L-altropyranose hydrolase, with protein sequence MQIAFRVDSSYEIGTGHVMRCLTLAEALRKNGVNCIFICRDHTKNINQLIKDQKFQVHLLSKPQKVSSKNWLGIDQQSDAQEAISILKSLEIIPDWLIVDHYGIDSKWELILRPYVKKIMVIDDLANRPHDCDVLLDQNYTHKWDRYTDLVSDHCRLLLSPEYAILRPEFLKARKKLEQEGKLPFDPRKVFIFFGGVDPNNFTGSALSVLHKIGDFAPEVVIGASNPHRASIETQMQQFPEGNLHIQTDKMAEVMLKCSWYFGSGGSITWERMCLGLTGVVVPVAENQLECSVTLAKDGFCILSQDLMNILQILSKQETFTLLQEYQKLSFLLVDGLGTEKVCFKLLNKFDHKRLSIRETNESDILKFFLWANDRVVRRNAWNEEAISIEQHMNWFSKKINDNQTKIYILNYGDIPIGQARYEAKLNFWLLNYSISGAFRGNSIGSYLIKLSEEKLKEQVNEKFSISLLRAEVKPDNLASKSCLERSGYALALEEISPEKNIFVKPLIRITFSAPHCYYGCIES encoded by the coding sequence ATGCAGATCGCCTTTCGGGTTGACTCATCATATGAAATTGGGACAGGTCATGTAATGCGTTGTCTGACTTTGGCAGAGGCATTGAGGAAGAACGGGGTAAACTGCATTTTTATTTGTCGGGATCACACCAAAAATATCAATCAGTTGATTAAAGATCAGAAATTCCAAGTGCATCTATTATCAAAGCCTCAAAAGGTATCTTCAAAAAATTGGCTTGGCATAGATCAACAATCTGACGCACAAGAAGCTATAAGCATTCTCAAAAGTTTAGAAATCATTCCCGACTGGCTCATTGTTGATCACTACGGTATTGATTCAAAATGGGAACTCATTCTAAGACCCTATGTTAAAAAAATTATGGTCATTGATGATTTGGCGAATCGTCCCCATGATTGTGATGTTCTTTTAGATCAGAATTATACTCATAAATGGGATCGTTACACGGATTTAGTTTCAGATCATTGTCGGTTGTTATTAAGTCCGGAGTATGCAATTTTGCGTCCCGAATTTCTCAAAGCACGAAAAAAACTAGAACAGGAAGGAAAACTTCCATTTGATCCTCGTAAAGTTTTCATCTTTTTTGGTGGTGTTGACCCAAATAATTTTACAGGAAGTGCATTAAGCGTGTTGCACAAGATTGGAGATTTTGCACCGGAAGTAGTGATTGGTGCTTCTAACCCTCATCGGGCTTCAATTGAAACCCAAATGCAACAGTTTCCTGAAGGAAATTTACATATCCAGACTGATAAGATGGCAGAAGTCATGCTGAAATGTTCATGGTATTTTGGGTCAGGAGGCTCAATTACTTGGGAGCGCATGTGTCTTGGTCTAACTGGAGTCGTAGTACCTGTTGCTGAGAATCAATTAGAGTGCTCTGTAACCTTAGCAAAAGATGGCTTCTGTATTCTCTCTCAAGACTTGATGAATATTCTTCAAATTTTATCAAAACAAGAAACGTTCACTCTACTTCAAGAATACCAAAAACTTAGTTTTTTACTGGTAGATGGCTTAGGTACGGAAAAAGTCTGCTTCAAATTGCTAAATAAATTTGACCATAAAAGACTCAGTATAAGAGAGACAAATGAATCTGACATACTAAAGTTTTTTTTATGGGCTAACGATAGAGTTGTTCGTAGAAATGCTTGGAACGAGGAAGCAATATCAATAGAACAGCATATGAATTGGTTTTCTAAGAAAATAAATGATAATCAAACTAAGATATACATACTTAACTATGGGGATATTCCTATTGGGCAGGCAAGATATGAAGCCAAACTGAATTTTTGGTTGCTAAACTATAGTATATCAGGAGCCTTCCGAGGAAATAGCATAGGTTCATACCTAATTAAATTGAGTGAAGAAAAACTCAAAGAACAAGTCAATGAAAAATTTTCAATCTCTCTTTTAAGAGCGGAAGTGAAACCGGACAATTTGGCATCTAAATCCTGTTTAGAAAGAAGTGGTTATGCTTTAGCTTTAGAAGAAATTAGTCCTGAGAAAAATATTTTTGTAAAGCCGCTGATTAGAATTACTTTCTCCGCTCCCCACTGCTATTATGGTTGTATTGAAAGTTAA
- a CDS encoding DUF29 domain-containing protein, translated as MDKNSLYEKDFYAWTQWHIQALSNRTAAELDWENLQKELESLGKQEYRELVSRLAVLLGHLLKWESQPESRCRSWFLTIREQRRAVRRHLKRNPSLGSLCQDALEDGFEGGVDLALRETQLPLRVFPEKCPYRFEEILNDHFYCDTSKDWE; from the coding sequence ATGGACAAAAACTCTCTTTATGAAAAAGATTTTTATGCTTGGACACAGTGGCATATCCAAGCGTTATCGAATAGAACTGCGGCGGAACTGGATTGGGAAAATTTACAGAAGGAGTTGGAATCCTTGGGAAAACAGGAATATCGGGAATTAGTCAGCCGTCTTGCGGTGCTACTGGGACATTTGTTAAAGTGGGAATCTCAGCCTGAAAGCCGCTGTCGTAGCTGGTTTTTGACAATTCGGGAGCAACGCCGTGCTGTGCGGCGGCACCTAAAGCGTAACCCTAGTCTCGGTTCTTTGTGTCAGGACGCATTAGAAGATGGGTTTGAGGGTGGTGTGGATTTAGCTTTACGGGAGACTCAACTACCTCTTAGAGTTTTTCCAGAAAAATGCCCGTATCGTTTTGAGGAGATATTGAACGATCATTTTTACTGTGATACAAGTAAAGACTGGGAATAA
- a CDS encoding aminotransferase class III-fold pyridoxal phosphate-dependent enzyme, with protein sequence MTTLAIIQARMKSTRLPNKVMLPVLGKPLIEFLLYRLSKSKRIEGIVVATGERSGNLPIIDAVQKLGYTCEIGSEYDVLDRYYKVAQKYQAETVIRITADCPLLDPRIVDQVIELFENSSVDYCATSPGFGDGLDVEIFSFKALEQAWYEGLSGLEREHVSLYIRDSGLFELKFLECPIDISHCRWTVDELEDYQVVKKVFEYFSPRLDFSWQEIWQLQQEKPEIFTINQHIARNEGVILGTGQKLWKRAKKVIPGGSMLLSKRSEMFLPKYWPSYFSKAKGCSVWDLDNNEYIDMSIMGIGTNILGYGHPEVDAAVQEVIVKGNMSTFNAPEEVYLAERLIELHPWANMVRFARTGGEVCTIAIRIARLASGKDKVAFCGYHGWHDWYLSANLQSQDNLNKHLLSGLEPQGVPKGLAGTAIPFTYNNFIELEQIISEHEIGVVIMEVTRNNDPIENFLEKVRDLCTQKGIVLIFDECTSGFRETFGGIHKKYDIEPDMVTFGKALGNGYAITAVIGKRSVMEAVQDTFISSTFWTERIGSVAGLKTLEVMEQLKSWELITETGLKIRQGWQSLADQYGLTLKHWGIPALTGFSFASDNHLAYKTLITQEMLKKGFLAGNSIYVCIDHQDSLLEQYFTALDEVFAKIYQCEQGLNVYSLLEQPICHAGFQRLN encoded by the coding sequence CTACACGCTTGCCCAATAAGGTTATGCTTCCTGTTTTGGGTAAACCTCTAATTGAGTTCCTTCTCTACCGACTGAGTAAATCCAAACGAATAGAAGGAATTGTTGTAGCGACGGGTGAACGATCCGGAAACTTGCCGATTATAGATGCTGTACAGAAACTTGGTTATACTTGTGAAATTGGCAGTGAATATGATGTTTTGGACAGATACTATAAAGTCGCCCAAAAGTATCAAGCGGAAACAGTAATCAGAATTACAGCAGATTGCCCTCTGCTTGACCCAAGAATAGTTGATCAAGTGATCGAGCTATTTGAAAATTCATCCGTAGATTACTGTGCTACCAGTCCTGGTTTTGGCGATGGATTAGATGTAGAGATATTTTCTTTCAAAGCCTTAGAGCAAGCGTGGTATGAAGGGCTTTCAGGACTGGAAAGGGAACATGTATCACTCTACATCAGAGATAGTGGTTTATTTGAATTGAAGTTTTTGGAATGCCCGATTGATATTTCTCACTGCCGCTGGACAGTAGATGAACTGGAGGATTATCAAGTCGTCAAAAAAGTCTTTGAATATTTTTCACCGAGATTAGATTTCTCATGGCAAGAAATTTGGCAGTTACAACAGGAAAAGCCAGAGATATTCACAATCAATCAACATATTGCGAGAAATGAGGGGGTTATCTTAGGTACTGGACAAAAATTATGGAAGCGAGCAAAAAAGGTTATCCCTGGTGGGAGCATGTTGCTATCCAAACGTTCAGAAATGTTTTTACCCAAGTATTGGCCTAGTTACTTTAGTAAAGCCAAAGGATGTAGCGTATGGGATTTAGACAATAATGAATATATTGATATGTCAATTATGGGAATTGGTACAAATATCTTAGGCTATGGTCATCCTGAAGTAGATGCCGCCGTACAGGAAGTAATAGTCAAAGGTAATATGAGTACGTTTAATGCACCTGAAGAAGTATATTTAGCTGAACGATTGATCGAGTTACATCCTTGGGCGAATATGGTTAGATTTGCTCGTACAGGTGGGGAAGTTTGTACCATTGCGATAAGAATTGCACGGCTAGCCAGCGGTAAAGATAAAGTAGCCTTTTGTGGTTATCACGGCTGGCATGATTGGTATTTATCTGCTAATTTGCAGTCACAGGATAATTTGAATAAGCATTTACTGTCTGGATTGGAGCCTCAGGGTGTACCCAAAGGACTAGCAGGCACAGCAATACCTTTCACTTATAATAATTTTATTGAGTTGGAGCAGATCATTAGTGAACATGAAATTGGTGTAGTGATAATGGAGGTTACTCGCAACAATGATCCTATAGAAAATTTCTTGGAGAAAGTAAGAGATTTATGCACTCAAAAAGGGATTGTTTTAATATTTGATGAATGTACTTCTGGCTTTCGAGAAACCTTTGGTGGCATTCACAAAAAATATGATATTGAACCGGATATGGTAACGTTTGGTAAAGCCTTGGGTAATGGCTACGCAATCACTGCTGTTATTGGCAAGAGATCGGTTATGGAAGCAGTTCAGGATACATTTATTAGCAGTACCTTCTGGACGGAACGCATTGGTTCTGTCGCTGGGTTAAAAACTTTGGAGGTTATGGAGCAACTCAAATCGTGGGAGTTAATTACCGAGACGGGTCTAAAAATTCGTCAGGGATGGCAATCTTTAGCTGATCAATATGGCTTAACTCTAAAACATTGGGGTATCCCCGCCTTAACAGGTTTTTCGTTTGCTAGCGATAACCATCTTGCTTATAAAACTCTGATTACGCAAGAAATGCTCAAAAAAGGCTTTTTAGCGGGGAATAGTATCTATGTCTGTATAGACCATCAAGATTCTTTACTCGAACAGTATTTTACAGCTTTAGACGAAGTATTTGCCAAAATTTATCAGTGTGAGCAAGGTCTTAATGTATATAGCCTACTAGAACAACCTATTTGCCATGCAGGTTTTCAGCGATTAAACTAA